ttgcccctgtcGCCTGTTTAATGAATATTTTTTGACGAAATcacccttaccccattaaaaccctttctatttcgtcagttgtccttttcttttctttttttgcttcttcatTCCTCATCTGTTTTGTGTCTGTGTTATGtgttctaaaatttaggtacgaatttggatattttgctcgtttcaatatttgtttttatgttgaattgatatctttgtcttcatcgttttttatatttaattgatccttttttatttaaaattatagtgtttttgTTACAGTGtctatgattttttgaactttagtttcgttccccatgtatatattctggttttttgaatgtcgtattatgaatgtcgtaatatgttttagttaattttgatatgcgttttggttttctctttgttgaatctttgaagttttgtctgtgaacagctgttttatgttgttgctgttgtttttgtttaataatctaggttttgtgaagaatgtgtttgtctgagctaacatatgccgggtccggcagagttgttgctttttgaaactgaagttatgccggttccggcataaagttatgcctgttccggcataacttcatgaattaagttaatttatgtgtgtcttggttttttggtgttgtattgttaataattttggtttttatgcaatctttatgtgttttggtgttgttttgatAATAATGTTGGccttttatgcaatcttatgtgttttggttGTTTCTTCTATTATGCAGGTATTTGTGTACCAATCTAGGGGCTGATTTTTTTATCATGgtatatgttaattattttcattttcatttttggtttattcttatgtaaactcttggtttctgttgacattaatttttcttttataggaggaacatcccttggttaagtttgaacattgggttgaaggaggtggcatgtggagtggtgattttcattttcggagtttgattttgtcctttttgagtgtctctcaattggagttgttgaaaaagggtgtgtttggacagtttatggatttggttgatATCCGCCTGAGTGATAGTATTTTCCATTGCTTGATCTTATCGCAACTTTCATCTAGTAATGATAGTGCGTTAAAGTTTAAGATTTTTGATCGCGTGTGTGTATTTGATTCCGAGTCTTTCCGTCTTATTACTGGGTTGGATTCTTGTGTTGGCAATTTTAGTGTTGTGTCTAGCAGACCAAATAGATTGTTgagactttattttccaaatcaggATAGAATAAGGTTGTGTGATCTCAGGAGTTTTTTACAGATCAAGTCAAGTAATCGTACTGGTGGTTTTTGGGAAAGATCTAGTGATGGTGTTAGACTTGCTGAGGTCTATATATTGGAGAGGGTTTTGTTGGGTCGTaacgagaaatgtgttgttaaaggTCATCTAATGAAGATAATTGACGATGACAGTCTTCGGGTGTCTTATCCTTGGGGTTCTCttagttttaattggttggtacggtcgattcgtgattgtgtgaagactttcaagagcacgccatctacacgttatatgattagtggtttcccttacgctttaaatgtgtggctgttggaggttttccctatctttcgagggttttcaagttttcatggtctgaagtctcctcgtatgttgtcttggggtccttcaaagcaagttgattataaagttattactgataatttcttccatgctgaaaaagtatgtgttccctttttgttgatgcttcttttttcttggttctttttccctcttgttattttttgtgtttttgtctaaattgatgtgtttatattgtgttatagagattcaagaaatttattgtccatgctgttgttgttggtacgGAACAAGAGATGTTGGATTATCCAGTTGCACTTAAATTTCCTGATGATTCAGGCCCTTGTTCTTCCCGTGCGGTTTTGCCATCTGAAGTTACTTCTCAGATAGTTGATGTAAGTTGTACTTTGCTTTTTGTGTTTTTGGTTGTTTAACTGAATTCTGAGTTAGAGGCCTTGTGGTATAGTATTTTAGTAGGAGACATTTTTGTAGTCTTTTTtgttttggttatggaaattaaagtttatgccccttgaggcatactttttggttttgcaaacgtagaatctgccccttccggcatacatttctcctttcatattttcaattctgcccctaccggcatactgttctcattttgagactaatttttgtaggtaacacattttgcagtcttctctgttttggttttggaaatgaaagtttatgcctcttgaggcatattttttggttttgcaaacttaaaatccgccccttccggcatacagttctcctttcatatttgatttctgcccctaccggcaaactgttttcattttcagacttcagttctgccggttccggcatacttgttcaacattaatttagtgacatcaaaagtattgtgttgttttattgatttgttatacagggtgttttgtctagtgtgaagaagcaacttgatgatgaacgatctacaattgtcaatcaagtaaaggtatggccttttatttttttatttttgagtttgttaatatgatatgtatattttgCATGCTGCATTCGTTGTTTTTGTTTATTctgattttcttttcttctttgtttaatttttttttcgtttttttgtagtctttggatagccgtttcgaagaattggataaaaaATTTGTTGGCGCGATTAATGCTGTGGATAGCTTAGTTCGTGTACATGATGAAACAAAGTCAGGTGTAGCAGCTTCTGAAAGTGCTAAAAGAACTTGTTTAGAAAGTAGACTTGACAGTTTAGAAAGTAAatttgattatgtgatgcatTGTGTTGAAAGTTTAGTTCGACTGCATAGCGAAAAGAAATCTTGTAAAGCTTGTAAAGCAAGGTCTACAAAAAATGAGACGTCTCTCATGCTCGATATGCTCTGTGATGCTGCTGTTTCTTCATCAAGTCAACTGTCTGATAAAACTCAAACTATTTCTCAGTTTGAAAAGGACTatgtgaaagaaaataaagaccGCGCAAAAAAAGAAGCACTTAAAGAAATTGCTGCAATTAATAATGCTTTTCAACGCGGAGATATTTTGTTTTCTTCTAATGAAGCATCACAAAATGTAAATGAAGTAGCAGCTGCTGTTGAAGATAGTAGAAAACGTCCGAGGTGCGAGgatggaaacaaagaagaagatggtagtagaaaacgtccgagatgcgaagatggaaacaaagaagatgatggTTATCCTAATTGGTATTTGCTTACACCAAGCAGTACTCCAGTTGAGAAACGGTTGAGTGCTGAAGATATATACTGTACTGCAGAagagttaggaaagtgaattgatttttttgttgttatttacggcaagtgttatgttattgtgtttctccctttttcgaatgatgtatatgtaaattGGTCTTTCATTTCTGTACATATAATGAAGTTTCACTTTTTCAAACTGTGTTCTGTAGTCTGCCTTAACGGGCATACTTTTGCCATTTTCTCAATAGatgttctgccccttccggcataattctaagatggaagtaactgtttttcctaaaaataaaaaagataattaaGAAGTGACTCTTGTTCCAAAACATCTCCAATAAGTGCGACAATTACTTCCAATTAATGtattaattattttgtttttttaaaaaaaaggaaagaaaaaccgaaaaattctttgtatttttgtcaatagttGCGACAGTTACTCCAATTTAAATTTTAGTAACTGTTtctgctttaaaaaaaaatcaataattttaaTCTTGCCGGCTCCGGCATAAGTTTACCCGTTGGGAACAGAaattatgccccctccggcatacttctaaattcgtagtaacagttttttttttcgcTAGAAATAAAAAAAGGATAATGAAAAAGTGACTCTTATTCCCAATATCTCTAATAGGTATTTCTACGTTTACTTCCAATTGAAAATGTAttaattcttttcttttaaaaaaaataaaataaaaaataaactgaaaactctttgtatttttgtcaataattgcaacagttacctcaattcaaatttcactaaatgtttttttttttttttttttttttttagaaaaaactgcaaaactccctgtatcctcattcaattgaaatccaatcgtttcaacagttattccaatttaaaatgcaCTAATTTGAACTTCTATATAAAGCCACACAGTTATGCCTACAACGGCAAACTTTTATTCCTAACACACTTATATTATGCCGCTTTCGGCATAAGTTTTGTCATGTGGTTAGCACGTGtgcagttttaattttttttttgttcaatatatattgCCCGCTCTTCCtgtattttactttttattttcgtTTGTTCACTTTAAAGTTGAAGAAGGCAGTTGCTTTGTCACGTTTCCTATATCATCTTTATCATTCATTGATTTCTCTTAGTGGGGTTTCAATTTCATCTGTAAGTTATTAGTTACTATTTCATTACTTGTTGATAAGTTATTTCCTTGAATTGTTTGTGTCTGTATTTTATTTGAATAgggttttctgttttttttttttcctttttacgtTTTTGGTAATGCATTTTGGtaatgtatttttgttggtaatgttttttatgtgtttttttttcctttttttttcctaattgaattttatgttttgcTCATGTCAGTGTGCTAAATCATGAGACGACAATTTGGACAAGTTGCTGACTATTATATTCCTCCGGAAGAGTGGACGGACACACGCATCAGTGCTGTATGGCGAGGGGATGAAAAGTTTGTTaaatttgttgagaaatttcttacaaaagaacagttggtaattttgaagaatcgtccttttgggaaatttatggaattacataatataaaaatgtcgggtatcttggtgaattttatgttgttgtcGGAAGTTCAGTGTTCTGAAACCAATGAAatgcattttaatatacaagataaACTTGTGACATTTACAGAGCAATCATTTAAGAGAGTCACTGGGTTATCAATTACTGAACCTCCTAGATCTTTCTATGCTAAATATAACAAAACCAGTGGCAGTCGTCTTTTGAGAAGATATTTTGGTGTTGGAGATGGTAAAAGGAATTTGGAAATGAGGGATTTGAAGAATGTGATGAGTGCTGAAAATGTAGATTTTGAAGATGACCTTGATGCGGTGATGCTAGCAGAGGTATACATTCTTGGTCGTGTTTTATTGGGCGGTAGAATTGATAAAAAGGTGTTGTGGcagcatattgtatacatagaggACACTGAATTGTTTCAGCAGTTTAATTGGGGGTCTTTGTGTTTTGCCGAACTCCTGAGGTGTTTCAAATCAATATATAAGCAAGGGACAAACAGACATACCATTGATTAtggtgttgttggttttgtttttGGCTTTAGTGTTTGGGTTTGGTCTAGGTTCAATGACTATCGCAAACAATATGTTGATATTATTGGCAATTGTCGTGAACCTCTGATGTTGTCGTATGTCAGCAAGAAATCTCCACAATTCAATGAGGTGAAGAAATCGCTTGTATCCGAAGAGTACACGAGTGGAAAGGTAATGGTGTTTATTGCCCTTTACTTTTCGTTTAACTTTTAATgtggtttttctttttctattttgatgtcattatttattattattgttgtatggattttatttcaatagcgaggtaaaggggtggttgatgaatgtcacgacccgtctaggggtcgtgacgagtacccgatacttgtaccgagcaccccttgtctatcgttttacctttacctcttagcaagccatgtaaacagagccattttttttttgaacattaacattagcggcgtcattctgaacatagactaataaacttcgttatcacttatacattaacattagca
Above is a genomic segment from Lycium barbarum isolate Lr01 chromosome 12, ASM1917538v2, whole genome shotgun sequence containing:
- the LOC132621499 gene encoding uncharacterized protein LOC132621499 translates to MKIIDDDSLRVSYPWGSLSFNWLVRSIRDCVKTFKSTPSTRYMISGFPYALNVWLLEVFPIFRGFSSFHGLKSPRMLSWGPSKQVDYKVITDNFFHAEKRFKKFIVHAVVVGTEQEMLDYPVALKFPDDSGPCSSRAVLPSEVTSQIVDVSCTLLFVFLVV